A stretch of the Bartonella henselae str. Houston-1 genome encodes the following:
- the rimP gene encoding ribosome maturation factor RimP: MKLTWIKCMSKTERISDIDEPRLFEENGVEAHIAAFVMPLLKPLGFRLVRVKLLGLNGLTLQIMVERPDGSMTVEDCETVSRTVSPLLDVQNVIERKYHLEISSPGIDRPLVRKSDFFHWQGHIAKIETKIILEGRRKFRGTLTNITQDGFTLNTDKAAYGESMYISIPFDDIIDAHLVLTDELIRDALKKNKDLSQQFISEDNQKLSKQERNYKN, from the coding sequence ATGAAACTGACTTGGATAAAGTGTATGAGCAAAACTGAAAGAATAAGCGATATTGATGAGCCGCGTCTGTTTGAAGAAAACGGCGTTGAAGCACATATTGCTGCTTTTGTTATGCCATTGCTCAAACCTTTAGGTTTTCGTTTGGTTCGCGTAAAACTTCTTGGGCTCAATGGTTTAACGCTTCAGATTATGGTAGAACGCCCTGATGGCTCTATGACCGTAGAAGATTGTGAAACTGTTAGTCGAACTGTTTCACCCCTTCTTGATGTACAAAATGTTATTGAACGCAAGTATCATTTAGAAATTTCATCTCCTGGAATTGATCGTCCATTGGTAAGAAAATCTGATTTTTTTCATTGGCAAGGGCATATTGCGAAAATTGAAACCAAAATAATACTTGAGGGGCGTCGAAAATTTCGTGGAACGCTTACAAATATTACGCAAGATGGATTTACTTTAAATACCGATAAAGCCGCTTATGGAGAATCCATGTATATTTCTATTCCTTTTGATGACATCATCGATGCGCATTTGGTGCTTACCGATGAACTTATTCGCGATGCGTTGAAAAAAAATAAAGATTTAAGCCAACAATTTATCTCAGAAGATAATCAAAAACTCTCAAAACAGGAACGAAATTACAAGAATTAA
- a CDS encoding tRNA (guanine(46)-N(7))-methyltransferase TrmB, which produces MIDHNIRTGKAFFGRRKGKRLRNSQLVLIKKLFPTLDINLNNSVPLNLTSLFSRKVKEVRLEIGFGGGEHLLHEMKHFPQTGFIGIEPFINGMAKMLMSLEEHKQYQNQLRLYNDDATGLLDWLPNASLDGIDLFYPDPWPKKKHWKRRFINMKNLNRFARVLKTGKKFRFASDIESYVNWTLYHCSNHHSFEWEAKNPKDWKTPYTLWSGTRYEAKALREGRAPTYLTFIKK; this is translated from the coding sequence ATGATTGATCATAATATACGTACAGGTAAGGCCTTTTTTGGTCGTCGAAAAGGAAAACGGCTACGGAACAGTCAGCTTGTACTTATAAAAAAGCTTTTTCCAACTCTGGACATTAACTTAAATAACTCTGTACCCCTAAACTTAACGTCCTTATTTTCCAGAAAAGTAAAAGAAGTTCGTCTTGAAATTGGCTTTGGTGGAGGCGAACATTTGCTCCATGAAATGAAACATTTTCCACAAACCGGTTTTATCGGAATCGAGCCCTTTATCAATGGCATGGCAAAAATGTTAATGTCTCTTGAAGAACATAAACAGTATCAAAATCAACTTCGCCTTTATAATGATGATGCCACAGGCCTCCTTGATTGGCTCCCAAATGCATCACTTGATGGAATAGACCTCTTCTATCCTGATCCATGGCCTAAAAAAAAGCATTGGAAAAGACGCTTTATCAACATGAAAAATCTTAATCGTTTTGCTCGCGTTCTTAAAACAGGAAAAAAATTCCGCTTTGCCAGCGATATAGAAAGTTATGTAAACTGGACCCTTTACCATTGTTCAAACCATCACAGTTTTGAATGGGAAGCAAAAAATCCTAAGGATTGGAAAACACCTTATACGCTATGGTCAGGCACTCGTTATGAAGCAAAAGCTTTACGCGAAGGACGAGCACCTACTTATCTTACTTTTATCAAGAAATAG
- the metK gene encoding methionine adenosyltransferase, whose product MSHQDYLFTSESVSEGHPDKICDRISDEIVDMIYKEAQKTGTDPWLVRIACETLVSINRVVIAGEVRVPDTLLKRDKNREFIYDETGLPRINPARFRAVARRAIRAIGYEQVGFHWKTVKIDVLLRPQSVDIARGVDNARDRHDEEGAGDQGIMFGYACRETPDLMPAPIYYAHKILKLLAEARHKGEGETGKLGPDAKSQITIRYKNGKPIEVTSIVLSTQHLDESWDSHKVRTVVEPYIHQALHDIPISDQCSWYINPTGKFVIGGPQCDAGLTGRKIIVDTYGGAAPHGGGAFSGKDTTKVDRSAAYAARYLAKNIVAADLAERCTIQLSYAIGVAQPLSIYINFHGTGKVDESIIEAVIRKIMDLSPTGIRKHLDLNKPIYTKTAAYGHFGRKPKRDGSFSWEKTDLIKTLQKMIKVP is encoded by the coding sequence ATGTCGCATCAAGATTATCTTTTTACAAGTGAATCAGTATCGGAGGGACATCCTGACAAAATTTGCGATCGTATTTCTGATGAGATCGTTGATATGATCTATAAAGAAGCTCAAAAAACTGGTACTGATCCATGGTTAGTACGCATCGCTTGCGAAACCTTAGTAAGTATCAACCGCGTTGTTATTGCTGGTGAGGTACGTGTTCCTGATACACTCTTAAAAAGAGATAAAAATAGGGAATTTATCTACGATGAAACTGGTTTACCACGCATTAATCCTGCACGTTTTCGTGCAGTAGCACGTCGTGCTATTCGTGCAATTGGTTATGAACAAGTAGGCTTTCATTGGAAAACCGTTAAAATTGATGTTCTTTTGCGCCCACAATCAGTTGACATTGCACGGGGGGTTGATAATGCTAGGGATCGGCATGATGAAGAAGGAGCAGGTGATCAGGGCATCATGTTCGGATATGCTTGTCGTGAAACACCAGATCTCATGCCCGCGCCAATTTATTATGCACATAAAATTCTCAAACTTCTTGCTGAAGCGCGTCATAAAGGAGAAGGAGAAACTGGAAAATTAGGGCCAGATGCAAAAAGTCAAATAACAATACGGTACAAGAATGGAAAGCCTATAGAAGTAACATCCATCGTTCTTTCTACACAGCATTTAGATGAAAGTTGGGATTCCCATAAAGTCCGCACAGTGGTTGAGCCTTATATCCATCAAGCTTTGCATGATATTCCTATTTCCGATCAATGCAGTTGGTATATTAACCCAACAGGAAAATTTGTTATCGGTGGCCCCCAATGTGATGCTGGACTGACAGGACGTAAAATTATCGTTGACACTTATGGAGGTGCAGCCCCCCATGGTGGAGGAGCTTTTTCAGGCAAAGATACAACAAAAGTTGATCGTTCTGCAGCTTATGCTGCACGCTATCTGGCTAAGAATATTGTTGCAGCTGACTTAGCAGAACGATGCACTATTCAACTCTCCTATGCAATCGGCGTTGCACAACCCTTATCCATTTATATTAATTTCCATGGAACAGGAAAAGTCGATGAAAGTATTATCGAAGCAGTAATCCGGAAAATAATGGATCTTTCACCGACAGGAATCCGGAAACATTTAGATCTCAACAAACCGATTTATACAAAAACAGCCGCTTATGGTCATTTTGGACGCAAACCAAAACGTGATGGTTCATTTTCATGGGAAAAAACTGATCTCATTAAAACGCTTCAAAAAATGATTAAGGTACCATGA
- a CDS encoding helix-turn-helix domain-containing protein, which yields MTETRKKPDPIDVYVGTRIRLRRNILGLTQEKLGEKLGITFQQIQKYEKGTNRIGASRLQAIAEIMDVPVSYFFDKGVGTQQVEGFAESDNDFMDFCSSSEGIQLMRAFTNISDSKVRRKIIDLAKALSEEEDLTNKL from the coding sequence ATGACCGAGACTAGAAAAAAACCCGATCCTATAGATGTCTATGTCGGAACCCGTATTCGTTTACGTCGTAATATTTTAGGACTCACCCAAGAAAAATTGGGTGAAAAGCTAGGTATCACTTTCCAACAAATCCAGAAATATGAAAAAGGGACAAATCGTATCGGTGCAAGCCGTCTTCAAGCGATTGCTGAAATTATGGATGTCCCTGTTTCTTACTTTTTTGATAAAGGCGTTGGTACACAGCAGGTAGAAGGTTTTGCTGAAAGTGATAATGATTTTATGGACTTTTGTTCTAGCAGTGAAGGAATCCAACTTATGCGTGCTTTCACGAATATATCCGATTCTAAAGTACGTCGGAAAATCATTGATTTGGCAAAAGCACTTTCTGAAGAAGAAGATTTAACAAACAAACTATAA
- the lnt gene encoding apolipoprotein N-acyltransferase produces MKVLNKMSSPKSNFVFLNSVKMSLFSLTGWKRQGVLFLCGALTSFALPPFYLTPLCFLTFPVFIVLLDKISALQNNRKCLLIYALSCGTFGFGYFIFGFWWLCNALLTDPITFGWAVPFAIFCPPLYLSLYWFFAGFIVGFLWTKGIARFFILAFALGLAEWLRSILFTGFPWNALGYTAMPTPMLMQSDAIFGLYGMNILAVFIYSLPTVLFTDEKKKTALFLCLALILAHCGFGFYRLNTAPKMTDYQKSSYWVRIVQPSIEQNTKLSNTEREAIFAAHMNLSATSIVEQHPEPDFIVWPEASIPYLLYDNSTITMRIASLLKPKQWAIIGAIRASNNPLNEKTQYFNTIAVINATGNILTTSDKLHLVPFGEYLPYQNLLKKIGLHALADTIGGYSTASVRKTVMMPNGFSYLPLICYEAIFPNEMVFKGSPPQAIINVTNDAWFGVTPGPYQHLQQVQLRAVELGIPLIRAANNGISAVIDSYGRIVVALQQNAVGIVDSPIPSPITPIGNNEYRIFSTFILFILMLLCGLGFGSTKQLK; encoded by the coding sequence ATGAAAGTTTTAAACAAAATGTCATCTCCGAAGAGTAACTTCGTGTTTTTAAACAGTGTCAAGATGTCCTTGTTTTCCCTCACTGGTTGGAAACGGCAAGGGGTGTTGTTTTTATGTGGTGCATTGACATCCTTTGCACTTCCGCCCTTTTATTTAACACCTCTCTGTTTTTTAACTTTTCCTGTCTTCATTGTTTTACTTGATAAAATCAGTGCTCTTCAAAACAATAGAAAATGCCTTCTGATCTACGCTTTAAGCTGTGGAACCTTTGGCTTTGGTTATTTTATTTTTGGTTTTTGGTGGCTGTGTAATGCTTTACTGACAGACCCAATTACTTTTGGATGGGCTGTGCCATTCGCTATTTTCTGCCCTCCCCTTTACCTTTCTCTTTATTGGTTTTTTGCCGGTTTTATTGTCGGTTTTTTATGGACAAAAGGAATAGCACGCTTTTTTATTCTGGCTTTTGCGCTTGGACTAGCAGAATGGTTACGTTCTATTTTATTCACAGGCTTTCCGTGGAATGCTCTTGGTTATACAGCTATGCCAACCCCTATGCTTATGCAATCCGATGCAATCTTCGGACTGTATGGAATGAATATCCTTGCCGTCTTCATCTACAGTTTACCCACTGTTTTATTCACAGATGAAAAAAAGAAAACCGCACTTTTTCTTTGCTTAGCGCTGATACTAGCCCACTGTGGTTTTGGATTTTATCGCCTCAATACTGCCCCTAAAATGACTGATTATCAAAAAAGCAGTTATTGGGTGCGCATTGTTCAACCTTCTATAGAGCAAAACACAAAATTGAGCAATACTGAGCGAGAGGCTATATTTGCAGCTCATATGAATCTAAGTGCAACATCAATAGTGGAACAGCATCCAGAACCCGACTTTATCGTATGGCCTGAAGCATCTATTCCTTATCTTCTCTATGATAACTCTACTATCACAATGCGCATTGCCTCTCTTCTCAAGCCAAAACAATGGGCTATTATTGGTGCTATACGTGCCAGTAATAATCCTCTCAATGAAAAAACGCAGTATTTTAATACAATTGCAGTCATTAATGCTACAGGAAATATTTTAACTACCTCTGATAAACTTCATTTGGTTCCTTTTGGTGAATATCTGCCTTATCAGAATTTATTGAAAAAAATTGGATTGCATGCCCTTGCTGATACTATTGGTGGATATAGTACTGCGAGTGTACGCAAAACTGTTATGATGCCGAATGGATTTTCTTATCTTCCTCTAATCTGTTATGAAGCAATATTTCCTAATGAAATGGTTTTTAAAGGTTCTCCTCCTCAAGCAATCATTAATGTTACAAATGATGCATGGTTTGGCGTAACACCCGGTCCATACCAACATCTTCAACAAGTGCAGCTTCGTGCAGTTGAACTGGGAATCCCTCTTATAAGAGCAGCCAATAATGGAATATCAGCTGTCATTGATTCTTATGGACGAATCGTTGTAGCTCTCCAGCAAAATGCTGTTGGCATTGTTGATTCACCAATTCCATCACCCATTACCCCCATAGGAAACAATGAATACAGGATATTCTCTACTTTCATCTTATTCATTCTTATGCTATTGTGCGGACTCGGTTTTGGTTCTACAAAACAGCTTAAATGA
- a CDS encoding hemolysin family protein, with the protein MANKVNAQNNSQTPSHIEEHPPQPANHTEKYSLMNHLFSFLRGRNSTSLRNDLTVALTADNEKDTALFSPEERTMLHNILRLREARIDDVMIPRSEIEALDINTSLGEALKCFAKIGHSRIPVYAETLDDPRGMIHIRDILNYITRFITKSAQTEQTSDSLQLTYTDLHTPIGELDLIRTVLFVPGSMLASTLLTRMQTTRTQMALVIDEHGGTDGLVSMEDIVELVVGDIEDEHDHVDNAIVREPNNKWLVDARTELEDVEKALGPDFIVGEYGDEVDTIGGLIVSILDRIPAKGEIIEAVPGYRFRILEADKRRIKRLRIFRIPENESFKQNVISEE; encoded by the coding sequence ATGGCAAACAAAGTGAATGCACAAAATAATAGTCAAACACCTTCTCATATTGAAGAACATCCTCCTCAACCAGCGAATCATACAGAAAAATACTCCCTGATGAATCATTTGTTTTCGTTCTTACGTGGCCGCAATTCTACGTCACTGCGCAATGATCTTACTGTTGCACTCACTGCTGACAATGAAAAGGATACGGCACTCTTCTCACCTGAAGAACGTACTATGCTGCATAATATCTTACGTTTGCGCGAAGCACGCATTGATGATGTTATGATTCCACGTTCTGAAATTGAGGCATTAGACATAAATACCTCTCTTGGAGAAGCACTCAAATGTTTTGCAAAAATTGGACATTCTCGCATACCTGTTTATGCTGAAACCTTAGATGATCCACGAGGAATGATTCATATCCGCGATATCCTCAATTATATAACGCGCTTTATTACCAAATCAGCTCAAACCGAGCAAACATCCGATTCACTACAGTTAACCTATACAGATTTGCATACCCCTATCGGCGAACTTGATCTTATCCGAACAGTTCTCTTCGTTCCTGGCTCCATGCTTGCAAGCACATTATTGACCCGTATGCAAACCACACGAACACAAATGGCTTTGGTAATTGATGAACATGGTGGTACAGATGGTTTAGTTTCTATGGAAGATATTGTCGAATTAGTCGTTGGTGATATCGAAGATGAACATGATCATGTTGACAATGCTATCGTGCGCGAACCCAATAATAAATGGCTTGTTGATGCGAGAACTGAACTAGAAGATGTGGAGAAAGCTCTCGGTCCTGATTTTATTGTAGGGGAATATGGTGATGAAGTCGATACCATCGGTGGTTTGATTGTTTCTATTCTTGATCGCATTCCCGCAAAAGGTGAAATCATTGAAGCGGTGCCAGGTTATCGATTCCGTATTTTAGAAGCTGATAAACGTCGGATTAAGCGCTTACGTATTTTTCGTATTCCGGAGAATGAAAGTTTTAAACAAAATGTCATCTCCGAAGAGTAA
- the ybeY gene encoding rRNA maturation RNase YbeY, giving the protein MITIDILVESDGWNDEKMLYNITEKALKTIMHHLSLENVVSEISLLFTDDKHMAQINAQWRGKNKSTNVLSFPAFPLKVGDSPGPMLGDIIIARETVVLEAENEAKSFQDHLTHMIVHGILHLLGYNHETNEEASHMEELERKILQKLSIKDPYAELS; this is encoded by the coding sequence ATGATTACAATTGATATACTTGTTGAAAGCGATGGGTGGAATGACGAGAAAATGCTTTATAACATCACCGAAAAAGCATTAAAAACGATAATGCATCATCTTTCATTGGAAAATGTTGTAAGCGAAATCAGCTTGCTTTTTACGGATGACAAACATATGGCACAAATTAATGCACAATGGCGTGGTAAAAATAAATCCACCAATGTGTTATCTTTTCCTGCTTTTCCCCTTAAAGTTGGAGATTCTCCTGGACCCATGCTTGGTGATATCATTATTGCACGAGAAACTGTTGTTCTTGAAGCAGAAAATGAAGCAAAATCATTTCAGGATCACTTAACGCATATGATTGTCCATGGTATTCTTCATCTGCTTGGCTATAATCATGAAACAAATGAAGAAGCCTCTCATATGGAAGAGCTCGAAAGAAAAATTCTTCAAAAGCTTTCCATTAAGGATCCTTATGCTGAATTATCTTAA
- a CDS encoding PhoH family protein, translating into MKASTQKVKRVKEKISTCSENTVISKKESASDVHHVVLIFENNKYAKTVFGKFDENLTYIEQKLGLSLHPRGNEILIHGKTTATKHAQYVLQQLYEHVKIYQELTLADIEGAISMANLPHNQQESPTKTQPVTKRIPARLSTHKKTIHARTPTQDAYIHAMESTELVFGIGPAGTGKTYLAVAHAAMLLERGIIERIILSRPAVEAGEHLGFLPGDLKEKVDPYLRPLYDALYDMIPIEKVERILASGVIEIAPLAFMRGRTLAHAAIILDEAQNTTPMQMKMFLTRLGEGARMIVTGDISQIDLPKGQKSGLIEAIRILSNVENITIIRFDEKDVVRHPLVAAIVCAYDRDSRAKNKETPSHTSH; encoded by the coding sequence TTGAAAGCTTCAACCCAAAAAGTAAAGCGCGTTAAAGAGAAAATAAGTACTTGTTCTGAAAATACCGTTATCTCGAAAAAAGAAAGCGCATCAGATGTTCATCATGTTGTTCTCATTTTTGAAAACAATAAATATGCGAAAACAGTATTTGGTAAATTCGATGAAAATCTGACTTATATCGAACAAAAGCTTGGGCTTAGTCTTCATCCGCGCGGTAATGAAATTTTAATCCATGGAAAAACGACGGCCACAAAGCATGCACAATATGTATTACAGCAGCTTTATGAACACGTTAAAATATATCAAGAGCTCACTTTAGCGGATATAGAAGGAGCGATTTCTATGGCAAATTTGCCACATAACCAGCAAGAATCGCCAACAAAAACACAACCTGTAACAAAACGTATACCCGCACGGTTAAGTACCCATAAAAAAACAATCCACGCCAGAACTCCAACACAAGACGCTTACATACACGCAATGGAATCCACTGAACTTGTTTTTGGAATAGGACCAGCAGGAACAGGCAAAACATATCTTGCTGTTGCTCATGCTGCAATGCTTTTAGAGCGTGGTATCATTGAACGCATTATCCTCTCACGTCCAGCCGTTGAAGCTGGAGAACATCTAGGCTTTCTTCCTGGTGACCTTAAAGAAAAGGTCGACCCATATTTACGTCCGCTTTATGACGCCCTCTATGATATGATACCCATCGAAAAAGTAGAACGCATTCTAGCTTCTGGTGTCATAGAAATTGCTCCTCTTGCTTTCATGCGCGGACGAACACTTGCTCATGCCGCTATCATTCTTGATGAAGCGCAAAATACTACACCCATGCAAATGAAAATGTTCCTCACGCGTCTTGGAGAAGGCGCACGCATGATCGTTACCGGTGATATAAGCCAAATTGATTTACCAAAAGGACAAAAGTCTGGTTTAATCGAAGCAATACGTATTCTTTCAAATGTAGAAAATATTACAATTATTCGTTTCGATGAAAAAGATGTTGTACGCCATCCCCTTGTTGCCGCTATCGTTTGTGCTTATGACCGTGATTCTCGAGCAAAAAACAAAGAAACACCCTCTCATACTTCTCATTAA
- the miaB gene encoding tRNA (N6-isopentenyl adenosine(37)-C2)-methylthiotransferase MiaB: MNKANPKNIPPLAPKKVFIKTYGCQMNVYDSQRMTDSLSSKGYVATQTPNDADLILVNTCHIREKAAEKLYSDLGRLRVMRQERTPDKPLMVGVTGCVAQAEGSEILRRAPIVDLVIGPQMYHRLPDLLEQTKQGKKIVATEYAVEDKFAHLPPHNKRAVRKRGVSAFLTVQEGCDKFCTFCVVPYTRGAEISRSVEQITEEARQLIEAGVKEITLLGQNVNGWHGQNVNGKTWRLGDLLYHLAKLDGLKRLRYTTSHPRDMDDSLIAAHRDLDILMPYLHLPVQSGSDRILKAMNRQHKSIHYLQLIEKIRNARPDIAFSGDFIVGFPGETDEDFEETIKLIKQVEYSSAYSFKYSPRPGTVGATMKNHVEEAVKDARLQHLQVLLLEQQNAFLRSKIGQTTDVLIEKAGRHSGQMVGRSPWLLPVVVDTQASTGTVIPIHIKNTSSNSFVGEMTNM, translated from the coding sequence ATGAATAAAGCAAATCCTAAAAATATTCCTCCTTTGGCTCCTAAAAAGGTTTTTATCAAAACCTATGGATGCCAAATGAATGTTTATGACAGCCAACGGATGACTGATAGTCTTAGTTCAAAGGGTTATGTCGCTACACAAACACCAAACGACGCTGACCTTATTCTTGTTAATACCTGTCATATCCGTGAAAAAGCAGCAGAAAAACTCTATTCAGATCTTGGTCGCTTGCGTGTCATGCGTCAAGAACGTACACCTGACAAACCCTTGATGGTTGGTGTGACTGGTTGTGTTGCACAAGCAGAGGGAAGTGAAATTTTGCGCCGTGCACCAATAGTGGATCTTGTTATCGGACCGCAAATGTATCACCGTTTGCCAGACTTGTTAGAACAAACCAAACAGGGCAAAAAAATTGTTGCAACAGAGTATGCTGTTGAGGACAAATTTGCTCATTTACCACCTCATAATAAACGTGCTGTAAGAAAACGAGGCGTTAGTGCATTTTTAACAGTACAGGAAGGTTGTGATAAATTTTGTACTTTCTGTGTCGTTCCCTACACACGTGGTGCCGAAATATCCCGATCTGTTGAGCAAATTACCGAGGAAGCCCGTCAACTCATTGAAGCTGGTGTTAAGGAAATTACCCTGCTTGGACAAAATGTGAATGGTTGGCATGGACAAAATGTGAATGGTAAAACTTGGCGGCTTGGTGATCTTCTTTATCATCTTGCCAAACTAGATGGTTTAAAGCGTTTGCGTTATACGACCAGCCACCCACGAGATATGGATGACAGTCTTATTGCTGCACACCGAGATCTTGACATCTTGATGCCTTACCTGCATTTGCCTGTTCAATCGGGTTCAGATCGTATCTTAAAAGCGATGAACCGCCAACACAAAAGTATTCATTATCTTCAGCTTATCGAAAAAATTCGCAATGCACGACCCGATATTGCTTTTTCAGGCGATTTTATTGTAGGATTTCCAGGAGAGACAGATGAAGACTTTGAAGAAACCATTAAACTTATTAAACAAGTGGAATACAGTTCAGCCTACTCCTTTAAATATTCACCTCGACCTGGAACAGTTGGTGCAACAATGAAGAATCATGTTGAGGAAGCTGTAAAAGATGCCAGGCTCCAGCACTTACAAGTTCTTCTCTTGGAGCAACAAAATGCATTTTTGCGTTCTAAAATTGGACAAACAACAGATGTTCTTATCGAAAAAGCTGGTCGTCACTCGGGACAAATGGTAGGTCGTTCACCTTGGCTTTTACCTGTTGTCGTGGATACACAAGCCTCTACAGGCACCGTAATCCCAATTCATATTAAAAATACAAGCTCAAACAGTTTTGTCGGTGAAATGACAAATATGTAA
- the rimI gene encoding ribosomal protein S18-alanine N-acetyltransferase yields MSKLLSKKKHFWIAPLKADDSVPLYQIHQHCFVPAWEKKTFDHFLTDQSIFGYKASLIGRPDEILGFCLCRLILDEAEIITIAVHPHCRRQGIGTLLIDSTLRHLHHERALKLFLEVEETNLSALSLYKGFEFQKIAKRFAYYQSKNSRTDAIIMQKTFKQID; encoded by the coding sequence ATGTCCAAACTTTTATCGAAAAAAAAGCATTTTTGGATTGCTCCACTAAAAGCTGATGATAGTGTTCCACTTTATCAAATTCATCAGCATTGTTTTGTCCCTGCTTGGGAAAAAAAAACTTTTGATCATTTCTTAACAGATCAATCTATCTTCGGATATAAAGCCTCTCTTATCGGACGCCCTGATGAAATTTTAGGCTTTTGCCTCTGCCGTCTCATTCTTGATGAAGCCGAAATCATCACAATTGCTGTCCACCCTCATTGTCGTCGACAAGGAATTGGCACCTTGCTTATTGATAGTACACTTCGCCATCTCCACCACGAACGCGCTCTAAAACTCTTCTTAGAGGTAGAAGAAACCAATCTTTCTGCTTTGAGCCTTTATAAAGGTTTTGAATTTCAAAAAATTGCTAAACGCTTCGCCTACTACCAATCAAAAAATAGCCGCACAGATGCAATCATTATGCAAAAAACTTTTAAGCAAATAGATTGA